In the Diorhabda carinulata isolate Delta chromosome 9, icDioCari1.1, whole genome shotgun sequence genome, one interval contains:
- the LOC130898222 gene encoding probable ATP-dependent RNA helicase DDX56 gives MAEETDIKPLQFHEMELDDRILKAIAKLGWQQPTVIQEKVIPLVLEGKDVLVRARTGSGKTAAFLLPVIQKILILKQSALQQETKALILAPSRELCHQICGVIKDLTIKCSREIRYVDISLPVDLSVQKPLLVEKPDIVVGTPGRTLQHIKAENLNFKKSLDFVVIDEADLVFSFGYEEEMKELIDHFPKIYQAILASATLSEDVKNLKMSILRNPVSVKLEEPELAPSTQLTHYHLNAEEMDKATILYTLLKLHLIRGKTIIFVNTVDKCYKIKLFLEQFGIRTCVLNSELPATIRCHSVNQYNQGMYDIIIASDEYALEKPSSLSNQDKNKKTKRRKDKESGVSRGIDFQHVANIINFDFPLDVQSYIHRAGRTARGNSQGSVLSFVSMKEIPLREKVEKKLKYDESEASFFKSYQFKLEEVESFRYRAKDAWRAVTRIAVREARLKEIKQEIFNCQKLKSYFEDNPNDLQVLRHDKSLHTVKIQQHLADVPEYIVPPTLKSLANITKKGKKREWRKMSESSNSKFQMKKSNPLLSMQFEGFNKKKKKN, from the exons ATGGCTGAAGAAACGGACATAAAACCATTACAGTTTCATGAAATGGAATTGGATGATCGTATATTGAAAGCTATAGCAAAGTTAGGATGGCAACAACCCACAGTGATTCAAGAAAAAGTTATTCCGTTAGTGTTAGAAGGAAAAGATGTATTGGTACGAGCTAGAACGGGATCGGGTAAAACAGCAGCTTTTCTTTTACCTGTGatccaaaaaattttaattctcaAACAATCGGCTTTACAACAAGAAACTAAAGCCCTGATATTAGCACCAAGTAGAGAACTATGTCATCAAATATGTGGAGTGATTAAGGATTTAACTATAAAATGTTCCAGAGAAATAAGATATGTAGATATATCTTTACCAGTGGATTTAAGTGTGCAAAAACCTTTGTTGGTCGAAAAACCTGATATAGTTGTAGGAACCCCTGGTCGAACTTTACAACACATCAAGGCAGAAAacttaaatttcaaaaaatcattagaTTTCGTTGTTATCGACGAAGCAGATTTAGTGTTTTCCTTTGGTTATgaagaagaaatgaaagaaCTAATTgatcattttccaaaaatctaTCAAGCTATTTTAGCATCTGCAACTTTAAGTGAAGACGTTAAAAACCTAAAAATGTCCATTCTTCGCAATCCAGTGTCAGTTAAGCTCGAAGAACCCGAACTGGCCCCATCAACTCAATTAACACATTATCATTTGAACGCCGAAGAAATGGACAAAGCTACTATACTTTACACTTTATTGAAATTGCACTTAATTAgaggaaaaactataatttttgttaacacagttgataaatgttataaaatcaAACTTTTCTTGGAACAATTTGGGATAAGGACGTGCGTTTTGAATTCTGAATTACCAGCTACAATTCG ttgtCATTCCGTAAACCAATACAATCAAGGGATGTACGACATAATTATAGCTTCAGATGAATACGCTTTAGAGAAACCTTCATCATTAAGTAaccaagataaaaataaaaaaacgaagagGAGAAAAGATAAGGAGAGCGGGGTTTCCCGTGGAATAGATTTTCAGCACGTAGCGAACAttataaatttcgattttcCCTTGGACGTTCAGTCGTATATTCACAGGGCTGGTAGAACTGCTAGAGGGAACAGTCAAGGTAGCGTGTTGTCTTTTGTGAGCATGAAAGAAATCCCTTTGAGGGAAAAAGTGGAAAAGAAATTGAAGTACGACGAAAGCGAGGCTTCATTTTTCAAATCGTACCAATTCAAATTGGAGGAAGTGGAGTCTTTTAGGTATAGAGCCAAAGATGCTTGGAGGGCCGTTACTAGAATCGCAGTAAGGGAAGCTAGATTGAAAGAAATCAAACAGGAAATATTCAATTGTCAGAAATTGAAAAGTTATTTCGAAGATAATCCAAACGATCTGCAGGTGTTGAGGCATGATAAGAGTTTACATACCGTTAAAATTCAGCAACATTTGGCCGATGTTCCGGAGTACATAGTCCCGCCGACTTTGAAAAGTTTAGCGAATATCACAAAGAAAGGGAAAAAGCGGGAATGGAGGAAAATGTCCGAAAGCTCCAACTCAAAGTTCCAGATGAAGAAATCTAATCCGTTGTTGAGTATGCAGTTCGAaggttttaataaaaagaaaaagaaaaattaa